Proteins co-encoded in one Astyanax mexicanus isolate ESR-SI-001 chromosome 1, AstMex3_surface, whole genome shotgun sequence genomic window:
- the tbc1d8b gene encoding TBC1 domain family member 8B isoform X1, with translation MWLRPEEVLLKSALKLWVTEKSNQYFLLQRRRGYGEGGGGITGLLVGTLDTVLDSTAKVAPYRILHQTPDSQVYWSIACGASLEEISQHWEWLQVNIMRTLSVFDSGDDITSFVQGKIRGLIAEESKSGGGDEDPEGFREAVLRFERLFGLPKREKLVTYFSCSYWRGRVPNQGWIYLSTNFICFYSYLLGNEVKLVFSWDEVSRLERTSSVLLAESIRVSVRGEDHFFSMFLRLQQTFLLMQQLADYAITRLFDKETFSTDHPLSDPLHITQRALEVHARNQAFRAFFRLPQGENLCEVYESFLWVPFSHYNTLGKVCVSERYLCFASQDGSQCHLIIPLREVVSVELPDRSSRALSVGVRGKRAFRFSEVRDFERMAATIRRKCFNSSSPQHSASAQLPLCDDEEDVMVGQTQAAVSTEALMNVFHPHDAENLDPKMLKERMKEQSWQIHFAEYGRGSGMFCTKKTRALVVRGVPETLRGELWMLFSGAVNDMATHPGYYTTLLDECMGSSSLACDEIERDLHRSLPEHPAFQTDTGISALRRVLTAYAHRNPKIGYCQAMNILTSVLLLYAKEEEAFWLLVAVCERMLPDYFNRRIIGALVDQAVFEELIRDHLTALTDHMTDLSFFSSVSLSWFLTLFISVLPIESAVNVVDCFFYDGIRAVLQLALAVLHYNMDSLLCCNDDAEAVTILNRFFDNVTNKDSPLPATVQQASATANNKPAQSVDISDLVREAYERFGEIRWEEVENMRKRNKLYVIQTLEETTKQNVLRVVAQDVKFSASQLEELYLLFKRQHFISCYWSVCSPALQNHDPSLPYLDQYQLGQSQFAALFHLLLPWTPNTHSHTRSHSHTHSHLHSLARSAFRLADENADGLVNFKEFICTLDILYNGSFTEKLKFLFKLHLQPAGGPVCKPFGPSASTFPAEELSISTRFSECTDDGVIKKSPERGRGKIDLQEYLKQWQDELQKKEENIKDLPRIKQTQFVRLSKTLYSVFHGDDEEESLYRAVARVTSLLLRMEEVGRRLQDNSPTKTPQTTPQTPPQTNPDTPADSAPTPLTPEPSSGGDHFPKSPQPDPDFSPSDTSHTLPTSPTSTTTSSPTGTSSSAIDTPADTPGDASAAGEDWSFSFEQILASLLNEPAVVRFFERTIDAHTLIENASRNQLRDTH, from the exons GTCTGCTGGTGGGGACACTGGACACTGTGCTGGACTCCACAGCTAAAGTGGCTCCGTATAGAATCTTACACCAAACTCCTGATTCACAGGTGTACTGGAGCATCGCTTGCG gTGCGTCTCTAGAGGAGATCTCACAGCACTGGGAATGGCTGCAGGTGAACATTATGAGAACCCTCTCTGTGTTCGACTCTGGGGATGACATTACCAGCTTCGTTCAGGGCAAGATTCGA ggtCTTATAGCGGAGGAGAGTAAATCAGGAGGTGGTGATGAAGATCCTGAGGGGTTCCGCGAGGCGGTGTTGAGGTTCGAGCGCCTGTTCGGGCTGCCGAAGCGAGAGAAGCTGGTGACATATTTCTCCTGCAGCTACTGGAGAGGAAGAGTTCCTAACCAGGGCTGGATCTACCTCAGCACCAACTTCATCTGCTTCTACTCTTACCTGCTGGGCAATGAGG TAAAACTGGTGTTCTCGTGGGATGAGGTGAGCCGGTTGGAGCGCACATCCAGCGTGTTGCTGGCGGAGAGTATCCGTGTGAGTGTGCGAGGAGAGGACCATTTCTTCTCCATGTTTCTGCGCCTCCAGCAGACCTTCCTGCTCATGCAGCAGCTCGCAGACTACGCCATCACACGGCTTTTCGACAAGGAGACCTTCAGCACAGACCACCCACTGTCTGACCCACTGCACATCACTCAGAG GGCTCTGGAAGTACATGCAAGGAACCAGGCATTCCGAGCGTTTTTCCGCCTGCCTCAGGGGGAGAACCTGTGTGAAGTTTATGAGAGTTTTCTCTGGGTTCCCTTCAGCCACTACAACACACTTGGCAAAGTCTGTGTGTCAGAACGATACCTCTGCTTTGCCAGCCAGGATGGCAGCCAGTGCCACCTCATCATTCCACTtcgggag GTGGTCAGTGTGGAGTTGCCAGACCGCAGTAGTCGTGCACTAAGTGTGGGAGTTCGAGGGAAAAGAGCTTTCCGGTTTTCAGAGGTGCGTGATTTTGAGCGTATGGCTGCGACCATCCGCAGGAAGTGCTTCAACTCATCAAGCCCTCAGCACTCGGCCAGCGCTCAG ctGCCTCTGTGTGATGACGAGGAGGATGTAATGGTTGGTCAGACTCAGGCGGCCGTCAGCACTGAGGCTCTGATGAATGTTTTTCACCCACATGACGCCGAAAACCTGGACCCCAAAATG CTGAAGGAACGAATGAAGGAGCAGTCATGGCAGATTCACTTTGCGGAGTACGGCCGGGGGAGCGGGATGTTCTGCACCAAAAAAACACGAGCTCTTGTTGTACGGGGAGTTCCAGAGACACTTCGTGGAGAACTGTGGATGCTCTTCTCag gTGCAGTAAACGACATGGCCACTCATCCAGGTTACTACACGACACTTCTAGACGAGTGTATGGGAAGCAGCTCCTTGGCTTGTGATGAGATCGAGCGAGATTTGCACCGCTCTCTCCCGGAACACCCAGCATTCCAAACTGACACAGGCATATCCGCCCTGCGCAGAGTGCTAACTGCTTATGCCCACCGCAACCCCAAAATAGGATACTGCCAG gCGATGAATATTCTGACCTCAGTGCTGCTGCTCTATGCAAAAGAGGAGGAGGCATTCTGGCTGTTGGTGGCGGTGTGTGAGAGGATGCTGCCAGATTATTTTAATCGCAGAATTATTG GTGCACTGGTTGACCAGGCTGTGTTTGAGGAACTAATCCGTGACCACCTGACGGCACTGACCGATCACATGACTGATCTGTCGTTCTTCTCCTCGGTCTCGTTGTCATGGTTCCTGACTTTGTTCATTAGTGTGCTGCCCATCGAGAGTGCCGTCAACGTGGTGGACTGTTTCTTCTACGATGGGATTCGAGCCGTCCTGCAGCTCGCTTTGGCCGTCCTGCACTACAACATGGACAGCCTGCTCTGCTGCAATGATGATGCAGAGGCGGTCACCATCCTCAACAG GTTTTTTGACAATGTGACCAATAAGGACAGTCCTCTCCCAGCCACTGTCCAGCAGGCTTCTGCAACAGCCAATAACAAACCAGCTCAGAGCGTCGACATCAGCGACCTTGTCAGAGAGGCCTACGAG agatTCGGGGAGATTCGGTGGGAGGAGGTAGAGAACATGAGGAAGAGAAATAAACTTTACGTTATTCAAACCCTTGAGGAGACCACCAAACAAAACGTT TTGCGAGTTGTTGCTCAAGATGTAAAGTTCAGTGCCTCTCAGCTGGAAGAGCTCTATTTACTTTTTAAG AGACAGCACTTCATCAGCTGTTACTGGTCCGTGTGCAGTCCGGCTCTGCAGAATCACGACCCTAGTCTCCCATATTTGGATCAGTACCAGCTGGGTCAGTCTCAGTTCGCCGCTCTGTTCCACTTGCTGCTTCCCTGGACTCcgaacactcactcacacacacgctcacactcgcacacacactcgcacttaCACTCACTGGCTCGCTCAGCGTTCCGTCTGGCTGATGAGAATGCAGATGGACTGGTCAACTTCAAAGAGTTCATCTGCACCCTTG aCATCCTGTACAATGGCTCATTTACAGAAAAGCTGAAGTTTCTCTTCAAACTTCATCTGCAGCCAG caggtGGTCCGGTCTGTAAACCTTTTGGACCTTCTGCCTCTACTTTTCCAGCTGAAGAACTCTCTATCTCTACTCGTTTTTCTG aGTGTACTGATGATGGTGTGATCAAGAAAAGTCCAGAGAGAG gCCGGGGGAAGATTGATCTGCAGGAGTATCTGAAACAGTGGCAGGACGAGTTACAGAAGAAGGAGGAGAACATTAAAGACCTGCCTAGGATcaaacag aCCCAGTTTGTCCGCTTGTCCAAGACACTCTACAGTGTATTTCatggtgatgatgaagaggagTCTCTGTACCGTGCTGTGGCCCGGGTAACCAGCCTGCTGCTGCGTATGGAAGAAGTGGGGCGCAGACTACAGGACAACAGCCCAACCAAAACACCCCAAACTACCCCCCAAACACCACCCCAAACTAACCCCGACACCCCTGCAGATTCAGCCCCCACACCACTGACCCCAGAGCCCTCTTCAGGGGGTGACCATTTTCCCAAATCTCCCCAACCTGACCCTGACTTCAGCCCCTCCGACACCAGCCACACCTTACCCACAAGCCCCACCTCCACTACCACCAGCAGCCCCACGGGCACCAGCAGCTCCGCCATCGACACACCGGCGGACACACCCGGCGATGCCTCTGCAGCGGGGGAGGACTGGAGTTTCTCTTTCGAACAGATTCTGGCGTCTCTGCTGAACGAGCCGGCTGTGGTCCGCTTCTTCGAGAGAACCATTGATGCACACACACTCATCGAGAACGCGAGTAGGAACCAGCTCAGAGACACACActga
- the tbc1d8b gene encoding TBC1 domain family member 8B isoform X4 — MRTLSVFDSGDDITSFVQGKIRGLIAEESKSGGGDEDPEGFREAVLRFERLFGLPKREKLVTYFSCSYWRGRVPNQGWIYLSTNFICFYSYLLGNEVKLVFSWDEVSRLERTSSVLLAESIRVSVRGEDHFFSMFLRLQQTFLLMQQLADYAITRLFDKETFSTDHPLSDPLHITQRALEVHARNQAFRAFFRLPQGENLCEVYESFLWVPFSHYNTLGKVCVSERYLCFASQDGSQCHLIIPLREVVSVELPDRSSRALSVGVRGKRAFRFSEVRDFERMAATIRRKCFNSSSPQHSASAQLPLCDDEEDVMVGQTQAAVSTEALMNVFHPHDAENLDPKMLKERMKEQSWQIHFAEYGRGSGMFCTKKTRALVVRGVPETLRGELWMLFSGAVNDMATHPGYYTTLLDECMGSSSLACDEIERDLHRSLPEHPAFQTDTGISALRRVLTAYAHRNPKIGYCQAMNILTSVLLLYAKEEEAFWLLVAVCERMLPDYFNRRIIGALVDQAVFEELIRDHLTALTDHMTDLSFFSSVSLSWFLTLFISVLPIESAVNVVDCFFYDGIRAVLQLALAVLHYNMDSLLCCNDDAEAVTILNRFFDNVTNKDSPLPATVQQASATANNKPAQSVDISDLVREAYERFGEIRWEEVENMRKRNKLYVIQTLEETTKQNVLRVVAQDVKFSASQLEELYLLFKRQHFISCYWSVCSPALQNHDPSLPYLDQYQLGQSQFAALFHLLLPWTPNTHSHTRSHSHTHSHLHSLARSAFRLADENADGLVNFKEFICTLDILYNGSFTEKLKFLFKLHLQPAGGPVCKPFGPSASTFPAEELSISTRFSECTDDGVIKKSPERGRGKIDLQEYLKQWQDELQKKEENIKDLPRIKQTQFVRLSKTLYSVFHGDDEEESLYRAVARVTSLLLRMEEVGRRLQDNSPTKTPQTTPQTPPQTNPDTPADSAPTPLTPEPSSGGDHFPKSPQPDPDFSPSDTSHTLPTSPTSTTTSSPTGTSSSAIDTPADTPGDASAAGEDWSFSFEQILASLLNEPAVVRFFERTIDAHTLIENASRNQLRDTH, encoded by the exons ATGAGAACCCTCTCTGTGTTCGACTCTGGGGATGACATTACCAGCTTCGTTCAGGGCAAGATTCGA ggtCTTATAGCGGAGGAGAGTAAATCAGGAGGTGGTGATGAAGATCCTGAGGGGTTCCGCGAGGCGGTGTTGAGGTTCGAGCGCCTGTTCGGGCTGCCGAAGCGAGAGAAGCTGGTGACATATTTCTCCTGCAGCTACTGGAGAGGAAGAGTTCCTAACCAGGGCTGGATCTACCTCAGCACCAACTTCATCTGCTTCTACTCTTACCTGCTGGGCAATGAGG TAAAACTGGTGTTCTCGTGGGATGAGGTGAGCCGGTTGGAGCGCACATCCAGCGTGTTGCTGGCGGAGAGTATCCGTGTGAGTGTGCGAGGAGAGGACCATTTCTTCTCCATGTTTCTGCGCCTCCAGCAGACCTTCCTGCTCATGCAGCAGCTCGCAGACTACGCCATCACACGGCTTTTCGACAAGGAGACCTTCAGCACAGACCACCCACTGTCTGACCCACTGCACATCACTCAGAG GGCTCTGGAAGTACATGCAAGGAACCAGGCATTCCGAGCGTTTTTCCGCCTGCCTCAGGGGGAGAACCTGTGTGAAGTTTATGAGAGTTTTCTCTGGGTTCCCTTCAGCCACTACAACACACTTGGCAAAGTCTGTGTGTCAGAACGATACCTCTGCTTTGCCAGCCAGGATGGCAGCCAGTGCCACCTCATCATTCCACTtcgggag GTGGTCAGTGTGGAGTTGCCAGACCGCAGTAGTCGTGCACTAAGTGTGGGAGTTCGAGGGAAAAGAGCTTTCCGGTTTTCAGAGGTGCGTGATTTTGAGCGTATGGCTGCGACCATCCGCAGGAAGTGCTTCAACTCATCAAGCCCTCAGCACTCGGCCAGCGCTCAG ctGCCTCTGTGTGATGACGAGGAGGATGTAATGGTTGGTCAGACTCAGGCGGCCGTCAGCACTGAGGCTCTGATGAATGTTTTTCACCCACATGACGCCGAAAACCTGGACCCCAAAATG CTGAAGGAACGAATGAAGGAGCAGTCATGGCAGATTCACTTTGCGGAGTACGGCCGGGGGAGCGGGATGTTCTGCACCAAAAAAACACGAGCTCTTGTTGTACGGGGAGTTCCAGAGACACTTCGTGGAGAACTGTGGATGCTCTTCTCag gTGCAGTAAACGACATGGCCACTCATCCAGGTTACTACACGACACTTCTAGACGAGTGTATGGGAAGCAGCTCCTTGGCTTGTGATGAGATCGAGCGAGATTTGCACCGCTCTCTCCCGGAACACCCAGCATTCCAAACTGACACAGGCATATCCGCCCTGCGCAGAGTGCTAACTGCTTATGCCCACCGCAACCCCAAAATAGGATACTGCCAG gCGATGAATATTCTGACCTCAGTGCTGCTGCTCTATGCAAAAGAGGAGGAGGCATTCTGGCTGTTGGTGGCGGTGTGTGAGAGGATGCTGCCAGATTATTTTAATCGCAGAATTATTG GTGCACTGGTTGACCAGGCTGTGTTTGAGGAACTAATCCGTGACCACCTGACGGCACTGACCGATCACATGACTGATCTGTCGTTCTTCTCCTCGGTCTCGTTGTCATGGTTCCTGACTTTGTTCATTAGTGTGCTGCCCATCGAGAGTGCCGTCAACGTGGTGGACTGTTTCTTCTACGATGGGATTCGAGCCGTCCTGCAGCTCGCTTTGGCCGTCCTGCACTACAACATGGACAGCCTGCTCTGCTGCAATGATGATGCAGAGGCGGTCACCATCCTCAACAG GTTTTTTGACAATGTGACCAATAAGGACAGTCCTCTCCCAGCCACTGTCCAGCAGGCTTCTGCAACAGCCAATAACAAACCAGCTCAGAGCGTCGACATCAGCGACCTTGTCAGAGAGGCCTACGAG agatTCGGGGAGATTCGGTGGGAGGAGGTAGAGAACATGAGGAAGAGAAATAAACTTTACGTTATTCAAACCCTTGAGGAGACCACCAAACAAAACGTT TTGCGAGTTGTTGCTCAAGATGTAAAGTTCAGTGCCTCTCAGCTGGAAGAGCTCTATTTACTTTTTAAG AGACAGCACTTCATCAGCTGTTACTGGTCCGTGTGCAGTCCGGCTCTGCAGAATCACGACCCTAGTCTCCCATATTTGGATCAGTACCAGCTGGGTCAGTCTCAGTTCGCCGCTCTGTTCCACTTGCTGCTTCCCTGGACTCcgaacactcactcacacacacgctcacactcgcacacacactcgcacttaCACTCACTGGCTCGCTCAGCGTTCCGTCTGGCTGATGAGAATGCAGATGGACTGGTCAACTTCAAAGAGTTCATCTGCACCCTTG aCATCCTGTACAATGGCTCATTTACAGAAAAGCTGAAGTTTCTCTTCAAACTTCATCTGCAGCCAG caggtGGTCCGGTCTGTAAACCTTTTGGACCTTCTGCCTCTACTTTTCCAGCTGAAGAACTCTCTATCTCTACTCGTTTTTCTG aGTGTACTGATGATGGTGTGATCAAGAAAAGTCCAGAGAGAG gCCGGGGGAAGATTGATCTGCAGGAGTATCTGAAACAGTGGCAGGACGAGTTACAGAAGAAGGAGGAGAACATTAAAGACCTGCCTAGGATcaaacag aCCCAGTTTGTCCGCTTGTCCAAGACACTCTACAGTGTATTTCatggtgatgatgaagaggagTCTCTGTACCGTGCTGTGGCCCGGGTAACCAGCCTGCTGCTGCGTATGGAAGAAGTGGGGCGCAGACTACAGGACAACAGCCCAACCAAAACACCCCAAACTACCCCCCAAACACCACCCCAAACTAACCCCGACACCCCTGCAGATTCAGCCCCCACACCACTGACCCCAGAGCCCTCTTCAGGGGGTGACCATTTTCCCAAATCTCCCCAACCTGACCCTGACTTCAGCCCCTCCGACACCAGCCACACCTTACCCACAAGCCCCACCTCCACTACCACCAGCAGCCCCACGGGCACCAGCAGCTCCGCCATCGACACACCGGCGGACACACCCGGCGATGCCTCTGCAGCGGGGGAGGACTGGAGTTTCTCTTTCGAACAGATTCTGGCGTCTCTGCTGAACGAGCCGGCTGTGGTCCGCTTCTTCGAGAGAACCATTGATGCACACACACTCATCGAGAACGCGAGTAGGAACCAGCTCAGAGACACACActga
- the tbc1d8b gene encoding TBC1 domain family member 8B isoform X2 produces MWLRPEEVLLKSALKLWVTEKSNQYFLLQRRRGYGEGGGGITGLLVGTLDTVLDSTAKVAPYRILHQTPDSQVYWSIACGASLEEISQHWEWLQVNIMRTLSVFDSGDDITSFVQGKIRGLIAEESKSGGGDEDPEGFREAVLRFERLFGLPKREKLVTYFSCSYWRGRVPNQGWIYLSTNFICFYSYLLGNEVKLVFSWDEVSRLERTSSVLLAESIRVSVRGEDHFFSMFLRLQQTFLLMQQLADYAITRLFDKETFSTDHPLSDPLHITQRALEVHARNQAFRAFFRLPQGENLCEVYESFLWVPFSHYNTLGKVCVSERYLCFASQDGSQCHLIIPLREVVSVELPDRSSRALSVGVRGKRAFRFSEVRDFERMAATIRRKCFNSSSPQHSASAQLPLCDDEEDVMVGQTQAAVSTEALMNVFHPHDAENLDPKMLKERMKEQSWQIHFAEYGRGSGMFCTKKTRALVVRGVPETLRGELWMLFSGAVNDMATHPGYYTTLLDECMGSSSLACDEIERDLHRSLPEHPAFQTDTGISALRRVLTAYAHRNPKIGYCQAMNILTSVLLLYAKEEEAFWLLVAVCERMLPDYFNRRIIGALVDQAVFEELIRDHLTALTDHMTDLSFFSSVSLSWFLTLFISVLPIESAVNVVDCFFYDGIRAVLQLALAVLHYNMDSLLCCNDDAEAVTILNRFFDNVTNKDSPLPATVQQASATANNKPAQSVDISDLVREAYERFGEIRWEEVENMRKRNKLYVIQTLEETTKQNVLRVVAQDVKFSASQLEELYLLFKRQHFISCYWSVCSPALQNHDPSLPYLDQYQLGQSQFAALFHLLLPWTPNTHSHTRSHSHTHSHLHSLARSAFRLADENADGLVNFKEFICTLDILYNGSFTEKLKFLFKLHLQPGGPVCKPFGPSASTFPAEELSISTRFSECTDDGVIKKSPERGRGKIDLQEYLKQWQDELQKKEENIKDLPRIKQTQFVRLSKTLYSVFHGDDEEESLYRAVARVTSLLLRMEEVGRRLQDNSPTKTPQTTPQTPPQTNPDTPADSAPTPLTPEPSSGGDHFPKSPQPDPDFSPSDTSHTLPTSPTSTTTSSPTGTSSSAIDTPADTPGDASAAGEDWSFSFEQILASLLNEPAVVRFFERTIDAHTLIENASRNQLRDTH; encoded by the exons GTCTGCTGGTGGGGACACTGGACACTGTGCTGGACTCCACAGCTAAAGTGGCTCCGTATAGAATCTTACACCAAACTCCTGATTCACAGGTGTACTGGAGCATCGCTTGCG gTGCGTCTCTAGAGGAGATCTCACAGCACTGGGAATGGCTGCAGGTGAACATTATGAGAACCCTCTCTGTGTTCGACTCTGGGGATGACATTACCAGCTTCGTTCAGGGCAAGATTCGA ggtCTTATAGCGGAGGAGAGTAAATCAGGAGGTGGTGATGAAGATCCTGAGGGGTTCCGCGAGGCGGTGTTGAGGTTCGAGCGCCTGTTCGGGCTGCCGAAGCGAGAGAAGCTGGTGACATATTTCTCCTGCAGCTACTGGAGAGGAAGAGTTCCTAACCAGGGCTGGATCTACCTCAGCACCAACTTCATCTGCTTCTACTCTTACCTGCTGGGCAATGAGG TAAAACTGGTGTTCTCGTGGGATGAGGTGAGCCGGTTGGAGCGCACATCCAGCGTGTTGCTGGCGGAGAGTATCCGTGTGAGTGTGCGAGGAGAGGACCATTTCTTCTCCATGTTTCTGCGCCTCCAGCAGACCTTCCTGCTCATGCAGCAGCTCGCAGACTACGCCATCACACGGCTTTTCGACAAGGAGACCTTCAGCACAGACCACCCACTGTCTGACCCACTGCACATCACTCAGAG GGCTCTGGAAGTACATGCAAGGAACCAGGCATTCCGAGCGTTTTTCCGCCTGCCTCAGGGGGAGAACCTGTGTGAAGTTTATGAGAGTTTTCTCTGGGTTCCCTTCAGCCACTACAACACACTTGGCAAAGTCTGTGTGTCAGAACGATACCTCTGCTTTGCCAGCCAGGATGGCAGCCAGTGCCACCTCATCATTCCACTtcgggag GTGGTCAGTGTGGAGTTGCCAGACCGCAGTAGTCGTGCACTAAGTGTGGGAGTTCGAGGGAAAAGAGCTTTCCGGTTTTCAGAGGTGCGTGATTTTGAGCGTATGGCTGCGACCATCCGCAGGAAGTGCTTCAACTCATCAAGCCCTCAGCACTCGGCCAGCGCTCAG ctGCCTCTGTGTGATGACGAGGAGGATGTAATGGTTGGTCAGACTCAGGCGGCCGTCAGCACTGAGGCTCTGATGAATGTTTTTCACCCACATGACGCCGAAAACCTGGACCCCAAAATG CTGAAGGAACGAATGAAGGAGCAGTCATGGCAGATTCACTTTGCGGAGTACGGCCGGGGGAGCGGGATGTTCTGCACCAAAAAAACACGAGCTCTTGTTGTACGGGGAGTTCCAGAGACACTTCGTGGAGAACTGTGGATGCTCTTCTCag gTGCAGTAAACGACATGGCCACTCATCCAGGTTACTACACGACACTTCTAGACGAGTGTATGGGAAGCAGCTCCTTGGCTTGTGATGAGATCGAGCGAGATTTGCACCGCTCTCTCCCGGAACACCCAGCATTCCAAACTGACACAGGCATATCCGCCCTGCGCAGAGTGCTAACTGCTTATGCCCACCGCAACCCCAAAATAGGATACTGCCAG gCGATGAATATTCTGACCTCAGTGCTGCTGCTCTATGCAAAAGAGGAGGAGGCATTCTGGCTGTTGGTGGCGGTGTGTGAGAGGATGCTGCCAGATTATTTTAATCGCAGAATTATTG GTGCACTGGTTGACCAGGCTGTGTTTGAGGAACTAATCCGTGACCACCTGACGGCACTGACCGATCACATGACTGATCTGTCGTTCTTCTCCTCGGTCTCGTTGTCATGGTTCCTGACTTTGTTCATTAGTGTGCTGCCCATCGAGAGTGCCGTCAACGTGGTGGACTGTTTCTTCTACGATGGGATTCGAGCCGTCCTGCAGCTCGCTTTGGCCGTCCTGCACTACAACATGGACAGCCTGCTCTGCTGCAATGATGATGCAGAGGCGGTCACCATCCTCAACAG GTTTTTTGACAATGTGACCAATAAGGACAGTCCTCTCCCAGCCACTGTCCAGCAGGCTTCTGCAACAGCCAATAACAAACCAGCTCAGAGCGTCGACATCAGCGACCTTGTCAGAGAGGCCTACGAG agatTCGGGGAGATTCGGTGGGAGGAGGTAGAGAACATGAGGAAGAGAAATAAACTTTACGTTATTCAAACCCTTGAGGAGACCACCAAACAAAACGTT TTGCGAGTTGTTGCTCAAGATGTAAAGTTCAGTGCCTCTCAGCTGGAAGAGCTCTATTTACTTTTTAAG AGACAGCACTTCATCAGCTGTTACTGGTCCGTGTGCAGTCCGGCTCTGCAGAATCACGACCCTAGTCTCCCATATTTGGATCAGTACCAGCTGGGTCAGTCTCAGTTCGCCGCTCTGTTCCACTTGCTGCTTCCCTGGACTCcgaacactcactcacacacacgctcacactcgcacacacactcgcacttaCACTCACTGGCTCGCTCAGCGTTCCGTCTGGCTGATGAGAATGCAGATGGACTGGTCAACTTCAAAGAGTTCATCTGCACCCTTG aCATCCTGTACAATGGCTCATTTACAGAAAAGCTGAAGTTTCTCTTCAAACTTCATCTGCAGCCAG gtGGTCCGGTCTGTAAACCTTTTGGACCTTCTGCCTCTACTTTTCCAGCTGAAGAACTCTCTATCTCTACTCGTTTTTCTG aGTGTACTGATGATGGTGTGATCAAGAAAAGTCCAGAGAGAG gCCGGGGGAAGATTGATCTGCAGGAGTATCTGAAACAGTGGCAGGACGAGTTACAGAAGAAGGAGGAGAACATTAAAGACCTGCCTAGGATcaaacag aCCCAGTTTGTCCGCTTGTCCAAGACACTCTACAGTGTATTTCatggtgatgatgaagaggagTCTCTGTACCGTGCTGTGGCCCGGGTAACCAGCCTGCTGCTGCGTATGGAAGAAGTGGGGCGCAGACTACAGGACAACAGCCCAACCAAAACACCCCAAACTACCCCCCAAACACCACCCCAAACTAACCCCGACACCCCTGCAGATTCAGCCCCCACACCACTGACCCCAGAGCCCTCTTCAGGGGGTGACCATTTTCCCAAATCTCCCCAACCTGACCCTGACTTCAGCCCCTCCGACACCAGCCACACCTTACCCACAAGCCCCACCTCCACTACCACCAGCAGCCCCACGGGCACCAGCAGCTCCGCCATCGACACACCGGCGGACACACCCGGCGATGCCTCTGCAGCGGGGGAGGACTGGAGTTTCTCTTTCGAACAGATTCTGGCGTCTCTGCTGAACGAGCCGGCTGTGGTCCGCTTCTTCGAGAGAACCATTGATGCACACACACTCATCGAGAACGCGAGTAGGAACCAGCTCAGAGACACACActga